Genomic segment of Lentimicrobium sp. L6:
TCCAGACCAATGGTTTGGAGGGTTTTTTTGTATCTTTAAAAATCCTTATTTTTACATCTTAATGAAAGAAATACAAATCATAAAAACTAAAATAGAAATTCATACGGAGCGAATCGTTTTGCTCTCCGGAAATGGGCAAAACGTAGGCAAAACTACATTTGCTTGTCAGCTCATCAAACATCTGAAAAATCTCAATCAGAAGGTTTATGCACTAAAGATTACTCCGCATTTTCATACGGAGACTCCTCCTTATTGTATTTTTAAAGATGATAGGTTTATTCTGTCATTGGAAAAGGAAATAAATACAGGTAAAGACAGCAGCCGATTTTTGGAAGCCGGCGCTGATGAGTCTTTTGTTCTTCAAGTGAAGGATGCTTTTTTAGCTGAAGCTATTAATTTTACTTTTTCTATGATTTCTGAGGATGTTAAGGTTGTGATTGAATCTGGAGCTTTTCGAAGATTATATATGCCTGCTCTGTTTTTATTTTTAATGAATGATAGAAAAGATACCATTAAAGAATCTGCCATTGGCCTAGCTTCATTGGCCAATAAGATCATTCTTTTTGATGGAATTGGGTTTAGTGAGAATGTTGAAAAAATTCAGCTTAAAAATGAGCAGCTTTACTGGAAAGATTAATTTTGCATTTAGCTTATAATGATGTGTTGGGATATTATATCGTAATAAATATCCACAAAGACACGAAAGTAGATATTATATTGTTGTTATCTTAGCTTTGTGTCTTAGTGCTTTCGAGGCTAGACAATTCTACCCTAAGATTCAGAGCATAAAGAATGAGTATATATGAAGACAAACCAAATAAAAGGCATTAGAGCCCAGATTTTCCACTTTATTTCTAAAGACCAATATGAGTTTTTTGAGGATGGTTTATTGATTATGGATCATGGATTAGTAAAAGCTCTTGGGTCTTATAAAGATTTAAAATCGCAATGGAGTTCACAAGTAGTCATAGAGCATTATAGAGATAGGATTTTGATGCCTGGTTTTATTGATGCACATATTCATGGAGTACAAACGGCTGTAATGGCATCCTATGGAGCCGATTTATTACAATGGCTCAAAGAATATACCTTTCCATTAGAAAACCAATTTTCTGATGCCGACTTTGCTAAAAAAGCTACTCATTTTTTCTTTAGGCAAATGCTGAAAAACGGAACCACAACAGCTGCTATCTATTCTTCAGTTCATCAGGAATCTATTGTAGCTATAATGGAAGAAGCGCTTCGGTTGAATATGAGGATTCAAGCAGGGAAAACCAATATGGATAGGAATGCTCCAGCAAATCTTTGTGAAGCTACAAATGAGACTTTCAAAATTGGAGAGGAACTCATTCAAAAATATGAAGGCAAAGGCCGATTGAACTATTTATTGACTCCTCGTTTTGCTATTACTAGTACTCCAGAGCAACTCCAACAACTTCAATTACTCAAAGAAAAATATCCTCATATAGGAGTACAAACTCATATTTCAGAAAATCATGAAGAAATAGAATCCACTAAAAACTTGTTTCCAGATAGAAAAGACTATTTAGATGTTTATGAACATTATGATTTAGTGGAGAAAAATACCCTTTTAGGTCATGCCATCCATTTCTCCGTAGACGAGTGGAAAAGAGTGAAAGAATCTAATGCTAGCTTAGTTCACTGTCCAACTTCTAATCTATTTTTAGGATCTGGATTATTCAACTTGCAAAAAGCTTGGGAAGAGGATATTCCCTTAGCTTTAGCCAGTGATGTGGGAGGAGGAATGAGTTTTTCCATGCTCAAAACTGCAGCAGCAGCCTATCAAGTGGCCGCTCTCAGAGGATATAAGGCCACCGCTTTGCAACTCTTCTATTTGCTAACCTTAGGAGGAGCGAGAGCAATGGGCTTAGATGATAAGATTGGCAAT
This window contains:
- the guaD gene encoding guanine deaminase, translating into MKTNQIKGIRAQIFHFISKDQYEFFEDGLLIMDHGLVKALGSYKDLKSQWSSQVVIEHYRDRILMPGFIDAHIHGVQTAVMASYGADLLQWLKEYTFPLENQFSDADFAKKATHFFFRQMLKNGTTTAAIYSSVHQESIVAIMEEALRLNMRIQAGKTNMDRNAPANLCEATNETFKIGEELIQKYEGKGRLNYLLTPRFAITSTPEQLQQLQLLKEKYPHIGVQTHISENHEEIESTKNLFPDRKDYLDVYEHYDLVEKNTLLGHAIHFSVDEWKRVKESNASLVHCPTSNLFLGSGLFNLQKAWEEDIPLALASDVGGGMSFSMLKTAAAAYQVAALRGYKATALQLFYLLTLGGARAMGLDDKIGNFEIGKEADFILLDSSNIELVDERLKTAKTLEEKLFAILILGDDRLMDSVWLMGESVEF